In Hemicordylus capensis ecotype Gifberg chromosome 13, rHemCap1.1.pri, whole genome shotgun sequence, a single window of DNA contains:
- the LOC128336822 gene encoding lipopolysaccharide-induced tumor necrosis factor-alpha factor homolog isoform X1: MRHDDFFWIAGVFCFAIEYVSKLLHYFSRCLTVLPTNSFPSNWHASFFCKNVTLPLCPLVIFLFLLPAGERIPAVGPGALAAMEGEEPSDIIQFPVLFYNVPVEMQCPSCNQTIVTSVSFNAGLLTWLCCAGLFLFGCWIGCCLIPFCADSLMDTAHHCPNCNALLGTYRRRL, translated from the exons ATGAGACATGATGACTTTTTTTGGATTGCaggagttttttgttttgctattgAATATGTTAGCAAGCTTCTACATTACTTCAGTCGCTGTCTCACTGTCCTTCCTACAAACAGCTTCCCCTCCAACTGGCATGCCTCTTTCTTCTGCAAAAATGTGACCCTGCCTCTCTGTCCCCTTGTGATCTTCCTCTTCCTACTCCCTGCAGGAGAGAGAATTCCTGCTGTGGGGCCTGGTGCTTTAGCTGCAATGGAAGGCGAGGAGCCATCAG ATATCATCCAGTTCCCGGTGCTCTTCTACAACGTTCCGGTGGAGATGCAATGCCCTTCCTGCAACCAAACCATTGTGACCAGTGTGTCGTTCAATGCAGGCCTCCTGACCTGGCTGTGCTGTGCAGGCCTCTTCCTGTTTGG GTGCTGGATCGGCTGCTGCCTCATTCCCTTCTGTGCGGATTCCTTGATGGATACGGCCCACCACTGCCCCAACTGCAACGCTCTTCTCGGCACCTACAGGCGGCGCCTCTGA
- the LOC128336820 gene encoding uncharacterized protein LOC128336820 isoform X1, translating into MQGAGILSHSLFCRKNPQVDFGLYPPALEPSCLLKLTLLLSWRGYERSKLLSLPLPSVEGICKTGNEGCPFWITRPGERSVTSARGPGAFAAMADGQQAEKILCCLPQGHGAGPATDQPPSSTMQPYVPPESASRAPPAPVHVYIQNPVVFGANPVYMRCPYCGQIIMTHVFYNAGLLTWMAAGFLCLVGEQRHGAQPLMMETRQPPENPLQKYFAPPEIKPGSAPGQQHNFKLTSPGCWVSTEFCCCSVFHSSFVLVRGDYEEHNKWRIPIPVRHCSFF; encoded by the exons ATGCAGGGGGCTGGTATTCTTTCCCACAGCCTCTTCTGTCGCAAGAACCCCCAGGTCGACTTTGGCCTGTATCCTCCCGCCCTCGAACCTTCCTGCTTGCTGAAGctcactctcctcctctcctggagGGGCTATGAACGAAGCaaacttctctcccttcccttgccCTCTGTCGAAGGGATCTGTAAAACTGGGAATGAAGGTTGTCCCTTCTGGATAACCCGGCCAG GCGAGAGATCTGTGACTTCTGCCCGGGGGCCTGGTGCTTTCGCGGCAATGGCAGACGGGCAACAGGCAG AGAAAATCCTGTGCTGCCTGCCCCAGGGGCATGGTGCTGGACCAGCAACTGACCAGCCTCCTTCAAGCACCATGCAGCCCTACGTGCCGCCTGAAAGCGCATCAAGGGCTCCCCCAG CTCCTGTGCATGTCTACATTCAGAACCCTGTGGTCTTTGGGGCCAACCCTGTCTATATGCGTTGCCCGTATTGCGGCCAGATCATCATGACACACGTGTTCTACAACGCAGGGCTCTTGACCTGGATGGCTGCTGGATTCTTGTGCCTGGTCGG AGAGCAGAGGCATGGTGCTCAGCCACTGATGATGGAAACCAGGCAGCCTCCCGAAAACCCATTGCAGAAGTACTTTGCACCGCCTGAAATAAAGCCAGGATCTGCCCCAG GTCAGCAACATAATTTCAAGTTGACATCTCCAGGCTGCTGGGTGAGCACTGAGTTCTGCTGCTGCTCGGTTTTCCATTCCAGTTTTGTTTTGGTGAGAGGAGACTACGAAGAACACAATAAATGGAGAATTCCCATCCCTGTGAGGCACTGCAGTTTCTTCTGA
- the LOC128336820 gene encoding uncharacterized protein LOC128336820 isoform X2: MTASEVPMVQNPGGKSLPLPLPACVGGLPGLPLARNIQRRPNGQEWQLNSGPGTRQAWGAEEKILCCLPQGHGAGPATDQPPSSTMQPYVPPESASRAPPAPVHVYIQNPVVFGANPVYMRCPYCGQIIMTHVFYNAGLLTWMAAGFLCLVGEQRHGAQPLMMETRQPPENPLQKYFAPPEIKPGSAPGQQHNFKLTSPGCWVSTEFCCCSVFHSSFVLVRGDYEEHNKWRIPIPVRHCSFF, encoded by the exons ATGACAGCTTCCGAGGTTCCTATGGTGCAAAATCCAGGGGGGAAgagtctccctctccctctccctgcctgtGTGGGAGGATTGCCAGGCCTTCCATTGGCCCGGAATATACAGAGGAGGCCCAACGGTCAGGAGTGGCAGTTGAACAGCGGCCCTGGAACAAGGCAGGCCTGGGGGGCAGAAG AGAAAATCCTGTGCTGCCTGCCCCAGGGGCATGGTGCTGGACCAGCAACTGACCAGCCTCCTTCAAGCACCATGCAGCCCTACGTGCCGCCTGAAAGCGCATCAAGGGCTCCCCCAG CTCCTGTGCATGTCTACATTCAGAACCCTGTGGTCTTTGGGGCCAACCCTGTCTATATGCGTTGCCCGTATTGCGGCCAGATCATCATGACACACGTGTTCTACAACGCAGGGCTCTTGACCTGGATGGCTGCTGGATTCTTGTGCCTGGTCGG AGAGCAGAGGCATGGTGCTCAGCCACTGATGATGGAAACCAGGCAGCCTCCCGAAAACCCATTGCAGAAGTACTTTGCACCGCCTGAAATAAAGCCAGGATCTGCCCCAG GTCAGCAACATAATTTCAAGTTGACATCTCCAGGCTGCTGGGTGAGCACTGAGTTCTGCTGCTGCTCGGTTTTCCATTCCAGTTTTGTTTTGGTGAGAGGAGACTACGAAGAACACAATAAATGGAGAATTCCCATCCCTGTGAGGCACTGCAGTTTCTTCTGA
- the LOC128336823 gene encoding lipopolysaccharide-induced tumor necrosis factor-alpha factor homolog isoform X2, producing the protein MSAPPTAPNFAAAPPPSYEETAKFNQPAPYPYPYPAPGNGAGPAMKEGQIPPYPQHPGAMPGPAPVTVQAVYVQSPVLFHDRPVQMCCPSCNKTIVTRVSFNAGALAWLSCGGLFLLGCWLGCCLIPFCVDSLQDADHYCPNCNALLGTYKRL; encoded by the exons ATGTCTGCTCCTCCAACAGCCCCCAACTTCGCAGCCGCCCCACCACCTTCCTATGAAGAAACAGCAAAGTTCAACCAGCCTGCTCCATATCCCTACCCATACCCTGCCCCAGGGAATGGTGCTGGACCTGCAATGAAAGAGGGGCAAATTCCTCCATATCCTCAACATCCTGGGGCAATGCCCGGGCCTGCTCCAG TTACGGTCCAGGCAGTCTACGTCCAGAGCCCGGTGCTTTTCCATGACCGTCCTGTGCAGATGTGCTGCCCTTCCTGCAACAAGACGATTGTGACCCGCGTGTCCTTCAATGCAGGCGCCCTGGCCTGGCTGTCTTGTGGAGGCCTCTTCCTGCTGGG gtgctggctAGGCTGCTGCCTCATCCCcttctgtgtggattctttgcaGGATGCAGACCACTATTGCCCCAACTGCAACGCTCTTCTCGGCACCTACAAGCGCCTCTGA
- the LOC128336822 gene encoding lipopolysaccharide-induced tumor necrosis factor-alpha factor homolog isoform X2, which produces MEGEEPSDIIQFPVLFYNVPVEMQCPSCNQTIVTSVSFNAGLLTWLCCAGLFLFGCWIGCCLIPFCADSLMDTAHHCPNCNALLGTYRRRL; this is translated from the exons ATGGAAGGCGAGGAGCCATCAG ATATCATCCAGTTCCCGGTGCTCTTCTACAACGTTCCGGTGGAGATGCAATGCCCTTCCTGCAACCAAACCATTGTGACCAGTGTGTCGTTCAATGCAGGCCTCCTGACCTGGCTGTGCTGTGCAGGCCTCTTCCTGTTTGG GTGCTGGATCGGCTGCTGCCTCATTCCCTTCTGTGCGGATTCCTTGATGGATACGGCCCACCACTGCCCCAACTGCAACGCTCTTCTCGGCACCTACAGGCGGCGCCTCTGA
- the LOC128336823 gene encoding lipopolysaccharide-induced tumor necrosis factor-alpha factor homolog isoform X1, with the protein MKAESATLAEMSAPPTAPNFAAAPPPSYEETAKFNQPAPYPYPYPAPGNGAGPAMKEGQIPPYPQHPGAMPGPAPVTVQAVYVQSPVLFHDRPVQMCCPSCNKTIVTRVSFNAGALAWLSCGGLFLLGCWLGCCLIPFCVDSLQDADHYCPNCNALLGTYKRL; encoded by the exons ATGAAAGCAGAGTCTGCAACACTTGCCG aaATGTCTGCTCCTCCAACAGCCCCCAACTTCGCAGCCGCCCCACCACCTTCCTATGAAGAAACAGCAAAGTTCAACCAGCCTGCTCCATATCCCTACCCATACCCTGCCCCAGGGAATGGTGCTGGACCTGCAATGAAAGAGGGGCAAATTCCTCCATATCCTCAACATCCTGGGGCAATGCCCGGGCCTGCTCCAG TTACGGTCCAGGCAGTCTACGTCCAGAGCCCGGTGCTTTTCCATGACCGTCCTGTGCAGATGTGCTGCCCTTCCTGCAACAAGACGATTGTGACCCGCGTGTCCTTCAATGCAGGCGCCCTGGCCTGGCTGTCTTGTGGAGGCCTCTTCCTGCTGGG gtgctggctAGGCTGCTGCCTCATCCCcttctgtgtggattctttgcaGGATGCAGACCACTATTGCCCCAACTGCAACGCTCTTCTCGGCACCTACAAGCGCCTCTGA
- the LOC128336820 gene encoding uncharacterized protein LOC128336820 isoform X3: protein MADGQQAEKILCCLPQGHGAGPATDQPPSSTMQPYVPPESASRAPPAPVHVYIQNPVVFGANPVYMRCPYCGQIIMTHVFYNAGLLTWMAAGFLCLVGEQRHGAQPLMMETRQPPENPLQKYFAPPEIKPGSAPGQQHNFKLTSPGCWVSTEFCCCSVFHSSFVLVRGDYEEHNKWRIPIPVRHCSFF from the exons ATGGCAGACGGGCAACAGGCAG AGAAAATCCTGTGCTGCCTGCCCCAGGGGCATGGTGCTGGACCAGCAACTGACCAGCCTCCTTCAAGCACCATGCAGCCCTACGTGCCGCCTGAAAGCGCATCAAGGGCTCCCCCAG CTCCTGTGCATGTCTACATTCAGAACCCTGTGGTCTTTGGGGCCAACCCTGTCTATATGCGTTGCCCGTATTGCGGCCAGATCATCATGACACACGTGTTCTACAACGCAGGGCTCTTGACCTGGATGGCTGCTGGATTCTTGTGCCTGGTCGG AGAGCAGAGGCATGGTGCTCAGCCACTGATGATGGAAACCAGGCAGCCTCCCGAAAACCCATTGCAGAAGTACTTTGCACCGCCTGAAATAAAGCCAGGATCTGCCCCAG GTCAGCAACATAATTTCAAGTTGACATCTCCAGGCTGCTGGGTGAGCACTGAGTTCTGCTGCTGCTCGGTTTTCCATTCCAGTTTTGTTTTGGTGAGAGGAGACTACGAAGAACACAATAAATGGAGAATTCCCATCCCTGTGAGGCACTGCAGTTTCTTCTGA